One Actinoplanes missouriensis 431 DNA segment encodes these proteins:
- the hpt gene encoding hypoxanthine phosphoribosyltransferase — MADGSWYDADIDHVIISEEQIREKIDELAKQVSADHADAKDGILLVCVLKGAVMFMADFARALGRHGPSTEMEFMAVSSYGQGTTSSGVVRILKDLDRDITDRHVLVVEDIVDSGLTLSWLMKYLESRSPASVEVVALFRKPDAVKVQVPVKYVGFDIPSEFVVGYGLDFAERYREMPYVGVLKPEVYARS; from the coding sequence ATGGCTGATGGTTCTTGGTACGACGCCGACATCGACCACGTGATCATCTCGGAGGAGCAGATCCGGGAGAAGATCGATGAGCTGGCCAAGCAGGTCTCCGCGGACCACGCGGACGCGAAAGACGGAATCCTGCTGGTCTGCGTGCTGAAGGGCGCGGTCATGTTCATGGCTGATTTCGCCCGGGCACTCGGCCGGCACGGCCCGTCGACCGAGATGGAGTTCATGGCCGTCTCGTCGTACGGGCAGGGCACCACCTCCTCCGGTGTGGTGCGCATCCTCAAGGACCTGGACCGGGACATCACCGATCGCCACGTGCTGGTGGTCGAGGACATCGTGGACTCCGGGCTGACCCTCTCCTGGCTGATGAAGTACCTGGAGTCGCGCTCGCCGGCGAGCGTCGAGGTGGTGGCCCTGTTCCGCAAGCCGGACGCGGTCAAGGTGCAGGTCCCGGTCAAGTACGTGGGCTTCGACATCCCCAGCGAGTTCGTGGTGGGTTACGGGCTGGACTTCGCGGAGCGTTACCGCGAGATGCCGTACGTCGGGGTGCTGAAGCCGGAGGTGTACGCCCGTAGCTGA
- a CDS encoding inorganic diphosphatase, whose product MDFDVLVEIPKGQRNKYEVDHKTGRIRLDRTLFTATQYPADYGYIEGTLGQDGDPLDALVLIQEPTFPGCLVRARAIGMYRMTDEKGRDDKVLCVPFEDPRQEHLRDIHHLGEFDRMEIQHFFTVYKDLEPGKSVEGATWVGRIEAENEIRASFKRAEAAEAEEHGEH is encoded by the coding sequence ATGGATTTCGACGTCTTGGTTGAGATCCCCAAGGGGCAGCGCAACAAGTACGAGGTGGACCACAAGACGGGCCGCATCCGGCTCGACCGGACCCTCTTCACCGCGACTCAGTATCCCGCGGACTACGGCTACATCGAGGGCACCCTGGGGCAGGACGGTGACCCGCTGGACGCTCTGGTCCTGATCCAGGAGCCGACTTTCCCGGGCTGCCTGGTTCGTGCCCGCGCGATCGGCATGTACCGGATGACCGACGAGAAGGGCCGCGACGACAAGGTTCTCTGCGTTCCGTTCGAGGACCCGCGTCAGGAGCACCTGCGCGACATCCACCACCTGGGCGAGTTCGACCGCATGGAGATCCAGCACTTCTTCACGGTCTACAAGGACCTGGAGCCGGGCAAGTCCGTCGAGGGCGCCACCTGGGTCGGCCGCATCGAGGCCGAGAACGAGATCCGCGCGTCCTTCAAGCGCGCCGAGGCCGCCGAGGCCGAGGAGCACGGAGAGCACTGA
- a CDS encoding zinc-dependent metalloprotease, with the protein MAQFVDWDLAAATAGALSKTGPAVSLEEATQVVAELRALTEEAAGHVAAYTGLTSQVEVPPVRVVDRRDWAKVNIAGLQRVIGPLVSRIAGDSPPGPLADAIGSRVTGVQAGTILAYLSGRVLGQYEVFSGEPGQLLLNAPNIVEVERKIGADSRDFRLWVCLHEVTHRTQFTAVPWMRGYFLGEVQAFVDASQGGEHILERLRRGVATLSEAVRDPESRASVLDIVQTPAQSAVLDRLTALMTLLEGHAEFVMDGVGPEVIPSVDSIRAKFNRRRESGNPLEKAIRRLLGIEVKMRQYAEGRKFVHGVVDRVGMTGFNRVFESPLTLPRLEELGDPDAYVARVHH; encoded by the coding sequence ATGGCGCAGTTCGTTGACTGGGATCTGGCCGCCGCCACCGCGGGCGCGCTCTCCAAGACCGGCCCCGCGGTCTCCCTCGAGGAGGCCACGCAGGTGGTTGCCGAGCTGCGGGCACTCACCGAGGAAGCGGCGGGGCACGTGGCGGCGTATACCGGCTTGACCTCGCAGGTGGAGGTTCCGCCGGTGCGCGTGGTGGACCGGCGGGACTGGGCCAAGGTGAACATCGCCGGCCTCCAGCGGGTGATCGGCCCGCTGGTGAGCCGGATCGCCGGGGACAGCCCGCCCGGCCCGCTCGCCGACGCGATCGGCTCCCGGGTCACCGGGGTGCAGGCCGGGACCATCCTGGCGTACCTCTCCGGTCGTGTCCTCGGGCAATACGAGGTGTTCTCCGGCGAGCCCGGTCAGCTGCTGCTGAACGCGCCGAACATCGTCGAGGTGGAACGGAAGATCGGCGCCGACTCCCGCGACTTCCGGCTCTGGGTCTGCCTGCACGAGGTGACGCACCGCACACAGTTCACCGCGGTGCCCTGGATGCGGGGCTACTTCCTCGGCGAGGTGCAGGCGTTCGTCGACGCCTCGCAGGGCGGCGAGCACATCCTGGAGCGGCTGCGCCGTGGTGTCGCCACGCTCTCCGAGGCGGTCCGCGACCCGGAGAGCCGGGCCTCGGTGCTGGACATCGTGCAGACTCCGGCGCAGAGCGCCGTGCTGGACCGGCTGACCGCGCTGATGACCCTCCTCGAGGGCCACGCCGAGTTCGTGATGGACGGCGTCGGCCCGGAGGTCATCCCGTCGGTCGACTCGATCCGGGCGAAGTTCAACAGGCGCCGGGAGAGCGGGAACCCGCTGGAGAAGGCGATCCGCCGCCTGCTCGGCATCGAGGTCAAGATGCGGCAGTACGCGGAGGGGCGCAAGTTCGTGCACGGAGTCGTCGACCGGGTCGGCATGACCGGCTTCAACCGGGTCTTCGAGTCGCCGCTCACCCTGCCCCGGCTGGAGGAGCTGGGCGACCCGGACGCGTACGTCGCCCGGGTGCACCACTAG
- the dacB gene encoding D-alanyl-D-alanine carboxypeptidase/D-alanyl-D-alanine endopeptidase: MTRPAASAPASGAGAAGDASAARPRAAGDAPVAGAGATAVTSDGVAPDEAGVRRRSRTKLVSVLSVVVLLALVAAVGLVVRPGPVDGWLGADAASSPSAAPIPPEPTPTPVLAAAETGGTTPDTAAVEAALDPLVSAGALGDTVHVSVLDPASGSVLYAKNADVPTTPASTTKLLTAATALAARGPAYRMVTRVVAGENPGEVVIIGAGDATMSVDENQLFPGAARLDTLAEQVKESLGGTQATQVFVDMSLYDGPETATGWGSGDIAEGQVARIQPFMTNGGRIDPVHNDFGGDPRYANPANAAGKLFAKAIDATSTSVRATEAPQLAESGSSPAPGASAAAGTTWTPGKELGRVSSAPLVQIVDWMLQQSDNVLAEAVARQVPLAAGKPAASFENTAEAMIEKLRELGLPADEANLYDGSGLSRNNGISPTMLVQTLALAASGKNASLSAMFNGLPVAGWSGTLRTRFVVPSPNQTAQGIVRAKTGSLSGVNTLAGVLVTKDGRVLAFAIMAVGGANAVTARAALDKIAARLVACGC; encoded by the coding sequence ATGACGCGGCCCGCGGCGTCGGCCCCCGCCTCCGGGGCGGGTGCGGCCGGAGACGCGTCCGCCGCCCGGCCGCGAGCCGCCGGCGACGCACCCGTCGCCGGCGCCGGCGCAACGGCCGTGACCAGCGACGGCGTCGCCCCGGACGAGGCGGGAGTCCGTCGTCGATCCCGTACGAAATTGGTTTCTGTTCTTTCGGTTGTGGTGTTGCTGGCGCTGGTGGCGGCAGTGGGTCTGGTGGTGCGGCCCGGGCCTGTCGACGGATGGCTCGGCGCCGATGCGGCAAGCTCGCCCAGCGCCGCGCCGATCCCGCCGGAGCCCACGCCGACACCGGTGCTCGCCGCCGCCGAGACGGGTGGCACGACGCCGGACACCGCTGCGGTGGAGGCGGCGCTCGACCCGCTGGTGAGCGCGGGCGCGCTCGGGGACACGGTGCACGTCTCGGTGCTGGACCCGGCGTCCGGGAGCGTGCTCTACGCGAAGAACGCCGACGTGCCGACCACGCCGGCCTCGACCACCAAGCTGCTGACCGCGGCGACCGCCCTGGCCGCGCGCGGGCCGGCCTACCGGATGGTCACCCGCGTGGTGGCCGGCGAGAACCCGGGTGAGGTCGTGATCATCGGGGCCGGTGACGCGACCATGTCGGTGGACGAAAACCAGCTGTTCCCCGGCGCGGCGCGGCTGGACACGCTCGCCGAGCAGGTGAAGGAGTCGCTGGGCGGCACCCAGGCCACCCAGGTGTTCGTGGACATGTCGCTCTACGACGGTCCGGAGACGGCCACCGGATGGGGGTCCGGTGACATCGCGGAGGGCCAGGTGGCCCGGATCCAGCCGTTCATGACCAACGGCGGCCGGATCGACCCGGTGCACAACGACTTCGGCGGCGACCCGCGGTACGCGAACCCGGCGAACGCGGCCGGCAAGCTGTTCGCGAAGGCGATCGACGCGACCTCCACGTCGGTGCGGGCCACCGAGGCGCCGCAGCTCGCCGAGTCCGGCAGCAGCCCGGCGCCCGGCGCGTCGGCCGCCGCCGGGACCACCTGGACGCCCGGCAAGGAGCTCGGCCGGGTCAGCTCGGCGCCGCTCGTGCAGATCGTCGACTGGATGCTGCAGCAGAGCGACAACGTGCTGGCCGAGGCGGTGGCGCGGCAGGTGCCGCTCGCCGCCGGCAAGCCCGCGGCGAGCTTCGAGAACACCGCCGAGGCCATGATCGAGAAGCTGCGCGAGCTGGGCCTTCCGGCCGACGAGGCCAATCTGTACGACGGCAGCGGGCTCTCCCGGAACAACGGGATCAGCCCGACCATGCTGGTGCAGACCCTCGCTCTCGCGGCGAGCGGCAAGAACGCCAGCCTGAGCGCGATGTTCAACGGGCTACCGGTGGCCGGCTGGTCCGGCACGCTGCGTACCCGGTTCGTGGTGCCCAGCCCGAACCAGACCGCGCAGGGCATCGTCCGGGCCAAGACCGGGTCGCTGAGCGGCGTGAACACCCTCGCCGGGGTGCTCGTCACCAAGGACGGCCGGGTGCTCGCCTTCGCGATCATGGCGGTCGGCGGGGCGAACGCGGTGACCGCCCGCGCGGCGCTCGACAAGATCGCGGCACGGCTGGTGGCGTGCGGCTGCTGA
- the ftsH gene encoding ATP-dependent zinc metalloprotease FtsH produces MERTRFFRRPVVWIILVIIGVVALSSFFTSGPSYQRVDTSIALERLNQGGIKNVVQKDKEQTLQIELDSSERFDGKTTDKIETQYPYEATEQIWDDVLQAKATGRVSGTVDATVSGDNILLSLLINLLPIAILVILLLLFMSQMQGGGSRVLNFGKSKAKMITKDTPKTTFADVAGADEAVQELHEIKDFLQNPAKYQALGAKIPKGVLLFGSPGTGKTLLARAVAGEAGVPFYSISGSDFVEMFVGVGASRVRDLFEQAKSNAPAIVFVDEIDAVGRHRGTGMGGGHDEREQTLNQLLVEMDGFDTKGGVILIAATNRPDILDPALLRPGRFDRQIPVDNPDMEGRKAILRVHAKGKPFTPDVDLDSVARRTPGFSGADLANVINEAALLTARNEKRAISNEFLEEAIDRVIAGPERRTRAMSDKEKKITAYHEGGHALVAYALPHSAPVHKVTILPRGRSLGHTLVLPTEDKYTQTRAEMIDTLAYALGGRAAEELVFHEPTTGAGNDIEKASGLARAMVTQYGMSSKLGAVKYGTSGDEPFMGRNMGHEKDYSDAVAADIDAEVRALIELAHDEAWEILVEYRDVLDNMVLELMEKETITQEDMNRICARVVKRPPMSPFNGFGKRLPSEAPPVLTPAERDKLKAQAEADGQIAVGPNPNANGSESSN; encoded by the coding sequence ATGGAACGTACGCGTTTCTTCCGCCGCCCGGTGGTCTGGATCATTCTGGTGATCATCGGCGTAGTCGCGCTGAGCTCTTTCTTCACCAGTGGTCCCAGTTACCAGCGGGTCGATACTTCCATCGCTCTCGAGCGACTCAATCAGGGCGGCATCAAAAACGTCGTCCAGAAGGACAAGGAGCAGACGCTCCAGATCGAGCTGGACTCCTCGGAGCGGTTCGACGGCAAGACCACTGACAAGATCGAGACTCAGTACCCGTACGAGGCCACCGAGCAGATCTGGGACGACGTCCTCCAGGCCAAGGCCACCGGGCGTGTGTCCGGGACGGTCGACGCCACGGTCTCCGGCGACAACATTCTGCTGAGCCTGCTGATCAACCTGCTCCCGATCGCGATCCTCGTGATCCTGCTGCTGCTGTTCATGTCGCAGATGCAGGGCGGCGGCTCACGCGTGCTCAACTTCGGCAAGTCCAAGGCGAAGATGATCACGAAGGACACGCCGAAGACGACGTTCGCCGACGTGGCGGGCGCCGACGAGGCGGTCCAGGAGCTGCACGAGATCAAGGACTTCCTGCAGAACCCGGCGAAGTACCAGGCGCTCGGCGCGAAGATCCCGAAGGGCGTTCTGCTCTTCGGCTCGCCCGGTACCGGTAAGACGCTGCTGGCCCGCGCCGTCGCCGGCGAGGCCGGGGTGCCGTTCTACTCGATCTCCGGTTCGGACTTCGTCGAGATGTTCGTCGGTGTCGGCGCGAGCCGGGTCCGCGACCTCTTCGAGCAGGCCAAGTCGAACGCTCCGGCGATCGTCTTCGTCGACGAGATCGACGCGGTCGGCCGGCACCGTGGCACCGGCATGGGCGGCGGCCACGACGAGCGCGAGCAGACGCTCAACCAGCTGCTCGTCGAGATGGACGGCTTCGACACCAAGGGTGGCGTGATCCTGATCGCGGCCACCAACCGTCCCGACATCCTCGACCCGGCGCTGCTGCGCCCGGGCCGGTTCGACAGGCAGATCCCGGTCGACAACCCGGACATGGAGGGCCGCAAGGCGATCCTGCGGGTGCACGCCAAGGGCAAGCCGTTCACGCCCGACGTCGACCTCGACTCGGTGGCCCGCCGCACGCCCGGTTTCTCCGGCGCCGACCTGGCCAACGTGATCAACGAGGCCGCGCTGCTGACCGCCCGTAACGAAAAGCGGGCGATCTCCAACGAGTTCCTCGAGGAGGCGATCGACCGGGTCATCGCCGGCCCCGAGCGCCGGACCCGGGCGATGAGCGACAAGGAAAAGAAGATCACCGCCTACCACGAGGGCGGACACGCCCTGGTGGCCTACGCGCTGCCGCACTCCGCGCCGGTGCACAAGGTGACGATCCTTCCGCGTGGCCGCTCGCTCGGGCACACCCTGGTCCTGCCGACCGAGGACAAGTACACGCAGACGCGTGCCGAGATGATCGACACCCTGGCGTACGCGCTGGGTGGCCGGGCCGCCGAGGAGCTCGTCTTCCACGAGCCCACCACCGGCGCCGGCAACGACATCGAGAAAGCGTCCGGCCTGGCCCGCGCCATGGTCACGCAGTACGGCATGAGCTCGAAGCTGGGCGCCGTGAAGTACGGCACGAGCGGTGACGAGCCCTTCATGGGTCGCAACATGGGACACGAGAAGGACTACTCCGACGCGGTCGCCGCCGACATCGACGCCGAGGTGCGCGCGCTCATCGAGCTCGCTCACGACGAGGCCTGGGAGATCCTGGTCGAGTATCGCGACGTTCTCGACAACATGGTCCTGGAGCTGATGGAGAAGGAGACCATCACCCAGGAGGACATGAACCGGATCTGTGCCCGGGTCGTGAAGCGGCCGCCGATGTCGCCGTTCAACGGCTTCGGCAAGCGGCTGCCGTCCGAGGCGCCGCCCGTGCTCACCCCCGCCGAGCGGGACAAGCTGAAGGCCCAGGCCGAGGCGGACGGTCAGATCGCGGTCGGACCCAACCCGAACGCGAACGGCTCGGAAAGCAGCAACTGA
- the eccD gene encoding type VII secretion integral membrane protein EccD, whose product MSTGLARVTISAPLRRLDVALPEQVPLAELLPDVLRQAGEDLADRGENHGGWVLRRADGVALATGQGLFTQGVRDGEVLHLVPAYDEWPEIEYDDVVEAVAEGARRRGGVWTPETTRAAALASAAVPLGLGLFALLTAGPGRGAAGLGAALLLLLGGTVAIRGYGYAYTGVALGGYALPFAVAGGAGSSGAGWDLPAGAAALTVAALLGALAIPAGTRIPVAGVTAGVLGVLTALIAEVSTVAAAAAALISVLVCGLGVLPVIAVRLGRLPLPPLALPGRTPGRPEPARDEPPGRDAVFAAVDRTDEILTGLLLGLTLLAAAGFALLAAEGTLSARILIAAAALALLLRARLFVTVRLRAPLLVAGLGGFAALGIDLLLTGNGDARRLPALIGVVLLVASVTVVAGSRYAHRPPSPYLTRAADLLEGLAVIAVIPVACAVAGLYAALSGIS is encoded by the coding sequence ATGAGCACCGGACTCGCCCGCGTGACGATCAGCGCGCCGCTGCGCCGGCTGGACGTGGCCCTCCCCGAGCAGGTGCCGCTCGCCGAGCTGCTGCCCGACGTGCTCCGGCAGGCCGGCGAAGACCTCGCCGACCGGGGGGAGAACCACGGCGGGTGGGTGCTCCGGCGCGCCGACGGGGTCGCTCTCGCGACCGGTCAAGGTCTCTTCACCCAGGGGGTACGGGACGGCGAGGTGCTCCACCTCGTCCCGGCATACGACGAGTGGCCGGAGATCGAATACGACGACGTGGTGGAGGCCGTCGCCGAGGGCGCTCGCCGGCGCGGCGGAGTGTGGACGCCGGAGACCACCCGGGCCGCCGCCCTCGCGTCCGCCGCGGTGCCCCTCGGGCTCGGGTTGTTCGCGCTGCTCACCGCCGGTCCGGGCCGGGGCGCCGCAGGGCTCGGCGCGGCGCTGCTGCTCCTGCTCGGCGGGACGGTCGCCATCCGGGGGTACGGCTACGCGTACACCGGAGTGGCGCTCGGCGGTTATGCGCTGCCGTTCGCCGTGGCCGGTGGAGCGGGGTCAAGTGGCGCCGGATGGGACCTGCCCGCCGGTGCGGCGGCCCTCACGGTGGCGGCGCTGCTCGGCGCGCTCGCGATCCCGGCCGGGACCCGGATTCCGGTGGCCGGCGTGACCGCCGGGGTGCTCGGCGTCCTGACCGCCCTGATCGCCGAGGTCTCCACCGTCGCGGCGGCCGCCGCTGCCCTGATCTCGGTGCTGGTCTGCGGTCTCGGCGTGCTGCCGGTGATCGCCGTCCGGCTCGGTCGCCTGCCGCTGCCGCCGCTCGCGCTGCCGGGGCGGACGCCCGGGCGCCCGGAACCGGCCCGGGACGAGCCACCCGGCCGGGATGCCGTGTTCGCCGCTGTCGACCGTACCGATGAGATCTTGACCGGCCTGCTGCTCGGCCTGACGCTCCTGGCCGCCGCCGGATTCGCCCTGCTCGCGGCCGAAGGCACGCTCTCCGCCCGGATCCTGATCGCGGCCGCCGCGCTCGCGCTGCTGTTGCGCGCCCGGCTCTTCGTGACCGTGCGGCTGCGGGCGCCGCTGCTGGTGGCCGGCCTCGGCGGCTTCGCCGCCCTCGGCATCGACCTGCTGCTCACCGGGAATGGGGACGCGCGGCGCCTGCCGGCCCTGATCGGGGTGGTCCTGCTGGTCGCGTCGGTCACGGTCGTCGCAGGTTCCCGGTACGCCCACCGGCCGCCCTCGCCCTACCTGACCCGGGCCGCCGACCTGCTGGAAGGGCTGGCCGTGATCGCGGTGATCCCGGTGGCCTGCGCGGTGGCCGGACTCTACGCCGCCCTCTCCGGCATCTCCTGA
- the folE gene encoding GTP cyclohydrolase I FolE — MDYLAARLVDGKVTGTPVEDAVDLGRIEKAIREILIAIGEDPDRDGLERTPARVARAYAELFAGLRVDPATVLTTTFEADHEELVLVRDIEVQSMCEHHLLPFKGVAHIGYIPGADGRITGLSKLARLVEVYARRPQVQERLTSQIADLLMEKLAARGAIVVLECEHLCMEMRGIRKVGARTVTSAVRGAFQSDGKVRAEAMALINAR, encoded by the coding sequence ATGGACTATCTCGCCGCCCGTCTGGTCGACGGCAAGGTCACCGGTACGCCGGTGGAGGACGCCGTCGACCTCGGGCGGATCGAGAAAGCGATCCGGGAGATCCTCATCGCGATCGGTGAGGACCCGGATCGTGACGGTCTCGAGCGCACTCCCGCCCGGGTCGCCCGCGCCTACGCGGAACTCTTCGCCGGCCTCCGGGTCGACCCGGCGACCGTGCTCACCACCACCTTCGAGGCGGACCACGAGGAGCTCGTGCTGGTCCGTGACATCGAGGTGCAGAGCATGTGCGAGCACCACCTGCTCCCGTTCAAGGGCGTGGCGCACATCGGGTACATCCCGGGCGCCGACGGGCGGATCACCGGCCTGTCGAAACTGGCCCGGCTCGTCGAGGTCTACGCCCGCCGCCCGCAGGTCCAGGAGCGGCTCACCTCGCAGATCGCCGACCTGCTGATGGAGAAACTCGCCGCCCGCGGCGCGATCGTGGTCCTCGAGTGCGAGCACCTCTGCATGGAGATGCGCGGCATCCGCAAGGTCGGCGCCCGCACGGTCACCTCAGCGGTGCGGGGCGCCTTCCAGAGCGACGGCAAGGTCCGCGCCGAGGCGATGGCCTTGATAAACGCTCGCTGA
- the tilS gene encoding tRNA lysidine(34) synthetase TilS, with the protein MARIPAPVAAVRTAVRRGLADLPSDALLLVACSGGADSLALASAAQFLNQQGSFSRVGLVTVDHGLQEGSDRRARSVAAWARDAGFDPVRIETVSVAGLPGGPEAAARTARYEALSAAATELGAAAVLLGHTRDDQAETVLLALARGAGPRGLSGMPGRRGVFRRPMLDVARADTRKACAALGLAPWEDPHNSDPAYARSRVRASVLPVLVDALGPAVVSNLARTASLVAADSEALDELAAAAMVSASVPEGLSVPVLAGLAAAIRSRVLHRWARELGAPGGALAYRHVVAMDALITQWHGQGPVFLPDGIVVGRRADRLVRVVPAHIK; encoded by the coding sequence ATGGCCCGGATCCCGGCCCCGGTCGCTGCCGTCCGCACCGCGGTCCGCCGCGGCCTCGCCGACCTGCCCTCCGACGCGCTCCTGCTGGTGGCCTGCTCGGGCGGCGCCGACTCGCTCGCGCTGGCGTCGGCCGCACAGTTCTTGAACCAGCAGGGCTCGTTCTCCCGGGTCGGTCTGGTCACGGTGGACCACGGGCTGCAGGAGGGCTCGGACCGCCGGGCCCGGTCGGTGGCCGCGTGGGCCCGGGACGCGGGCTTCGACCCGGTGCGGATCGAGACCGTCTCGGTGGCCGGCCTGCCCGGCGGGCCGGAGGCAGCCGCCCGGACCGCGCGGTACGAGGCGCTCAGCGCCGCCGCCACCGAGCTGGGCGCGGCCGCGGTGCTGCTCGGGCACACCCGCGACGACCAGGCCGAGACCGTGCTGCTCGCGCTGGCCCGGGGCGCCGGTCCGCGCGGGCTCTCCGGGATGCCGGGGCGGCGCGGCGTGTTCCGGCGGCCGATGCTGGACGTGGCGCGGGCGGACACTCGCAAGGCCTGCGCGGCGCTCGGCCTGGCGCCCTGGGAGGACCCGCACAACAGCGACCCGGCGTACGCGCGGTCCCGGGTCCGCGCCTCGGTGCTGCCGGTGCTGGTGGACGCGCTCGGCCCGGCCGTGGTGAGCAACCTCGCACGGACCGCGTCACTCGTCGCCGCGGACAGCGAGGCGCTCGACGAACTGGCCGCCGCCGCGATGGTGTCGGCGAGCGTCCCCGAGGGGCTCTCGGTGCCCGTCCTGGCCGGGCTGGCGGCCGCGATCCGCAGCCGGGTGCTGCACCGATGGGCCCGTGAGCTGGGCGCTCCGGGTGGCGCGCTGGCGTACCGGCACGTGGTGGCGATGGACGCGTTGATCACCCAGTGGCACGGTCAGGGACCGGTGTTCCTGCCGGACGGGATAGTCGTGGGCCGCCGGGCGGATCGCCTCGTTCGGGTGGTTCCGGCCCATATCAAGTGA